From one Pieris brassicae chromosome 5, ilPieBrab1.1, whole genome shotgun sequence genomic stretch:
- the LOC123709658 gene encoding armadillo repeat-containing protein 2 isoform X1 produces the protein MSDRRRGMAAPFYAAPRRTSAEIISEARAAIRGEMTSPSSGSSLGAVRPLRTRRPFTPHEPQRTLFNERSKKKDARPPSSFDLKYLPLTEEDALVTSGARIAGLDEEDLTIISDRNSAKNRKALNRSKVSPPEKASNEWSGFPKLPHLSGKSKPLHRRNTTANSIDNENDLSHAISITKPIGQSSGDGSFASGFLTTKALSPDIKKSQYITKSISYDGALGDVGVKQIAVQMPKTSHDNFHSMTLLELSEALSQKCDANRTMILFQALQNKIEISSPTGSLRDLVLRSLYTHIDSDDEVLVAIARAMLTMRVTGSHLAAACKMVFKIARNDKNDHFFKNSNLLELVVEGCGRAEPISESECCVYAAGALRFLALEPTLCALAHRAGALHLAALHLKILNNAKTERPRQVSEQAVHALYQVTGALRNLANASEHSPSFVSSGALAELLAALQLHTDRDVLTNVARCLSVLSAEESCCAWLCACTWSSRALLSALAACSPRAPLAVRLAYTLGNMAAADEQASINIYNEENSLDVLLTILESYTKRTEGDAKELNSDPDLHLVGSDLGGSDGSNEDVLIKTVRVIANLCLSEAVGKSIAATHSERTIRALLACLDVAEKSIDNQVHNSESDHPNRRDELAMAALATLNNVTFYLDPAPAPRRLDDTLDLLCKATCRWAQRDGVASCEAVRALGNLSRSARAAQVLVLEGAIDLLPRFSLHEEASVRFAAAGLLVNVCGAGCNTSEGAKTAAHALTAAAEMADAPTAALLARALWNAHAHAPLLPECAREAADALATFIDDDSIFSICEVSRKGDTNKQHVKFAAEQGDNVANQNENENDTQCQNSSDEEADRTGCSGEDLGFEEGEVEECECEPCSRLAAWEELVGVAIPLLEKLRPPRADASVGTD, from the exons ATGAGCGATCGTAGGCGAGGTATGGCTGCGCCGTTTTACGCAGCACCTCGTCGCACGTCTGCGGAGATTATCAGCGAAGCACGCGCCGCGATTAGGGGAG AAATGACCAGTCCGTCCAGTGGTTCCAGTCTTGGAGCGGTGCGACCACTACGCACGCGACGACCATTTACGCCCCACGAGCCGCAGCGTACGCTATTTAATGAACGATCCAAGAAAAAGGATGCCAGACCTCCTAGTTCTTTTGA TCTCAAGTATCTGCCATTAACCGAAGAGGATGCGTTAGTGACATCAGGAGCTCGAATTGCCGGATTGGATGAGGAAGATCTTACAATTATTAGTGACAGGAACAGTGCTAAGAATAGGAAGGCCTTG AATCGCAGTAAAGTGTCACCGCCAGAAAAAGCGAGTAACGAATGGAGTGGTTTCCCAAAACTACCACACTTGAGTGGTAAGAGCAAGCCACTACATCGACGTAACACTACTGCTAATAGTATTGACA atGAGAACGATTTATCGCACGCGATCTCAATAACTAAACCCATCGGACAGTCTTCTGGAGATGGTTCGTTTGCTTCGGGATTTTTAACTACTAAAG CCCTGAGtccagatataaaaaaatctcaatacATTACCAAGTCGATCTCTTATGATGGGGCGTTGGGTGATGTCGGAGTTAAGCAAATTGCGGTACAGATGCCTAAAACATCACACGATAATTTTCACAG caTGACGCTTTTGGAACTATCAGAAGCACTGTCACAAAAGTGTGATGCAAATCGGACGATGATCTTATTTCAAGCCTTGCAGAACAAGATAGAGATTTCCTCACCGACGGGCAGCCTCAGAGACCTGGTCTTGAGGTCTTTGTATACGCATATAGATAGTGATGATGAAGTTTTAGTGGCTATCGCAAGAGCTATGCTCACA atgcGGGTGACCGGTTCACATCTGGCAGCTGCCTGTAAAATGGTGTTTAAAATTGCAAGGAATGATAAAAATGACCACTTCTTTAAGAATAGTAATCTTTTAG AACTAGTAGTAGAAGGCTGTGGTCGAGCGGAGCCTATATCGGAGAGTGAATGCTGTGTGTACGCAGCAGGGGCTCTTCGCTTTCTTGCCTTGGAGCCCACACTTTGTGCGCTTGCGCATCGTGCGGGCGCATTACATCTTGCAGCATTGCAtttgaaaatacttaataatgcG AAAACGGAGAGGCCACGCCAAGTATCCGAACAAGCAGTACACGCATTATACCAAGTAACGGGCGCGTTACGTAACCTAGCAAATGCGAGTGAGCATTCGCCGTCGTTTGTTTCAAGCGGTGCGCTTGCCGAGCTGCTCGCGGCTTTACAGTTACACACGGACCGGGATGTGCTTACTAATGTCGCTAGATGTCTTAG tGTATTGTCAGCGGAAGAGTCATGTTGTGCGTGGCTCTGTGCTTGTACGTGGAGCTCGCGAGCGTTGCTGAGCGCGCTCGCTGCGTGTTCGCCGCGTGCGCCACTCGCAGTGCGACTTGCGTATACGCTTGGCAATATGGCCGCTGCAGACGAGCAGGCGTcaattaat ATTTATAATGAAGAAAACAGTCTGGATGTCCTTCTAACTATTCTGGAGTCATACACGAAACGTACTGAAGGTGACGCAAAGGAGCTTAATTCGGATCCTGATTTGCATTTAGTTG GCTCTGATTTGGGTGGCTCCGATGGCTCCAACGAGGATGTTCTTATAAAG ACTGTACGAGTCATAGCGAATTTGTGTCTATCCGAGGCTGTTGGGAAGAGTATCGCGGCCACACATTCTGAAAGAACTATTCGTGCGTTATTGGCTTGCCTTGATGTCGCTGAAAAATCTATTGATAATCAG gtACATAATTCAGAAAGCGATCATCCTAATAGACGGGATGAGCTAGCCATGGCGGCCTTAGCGACACTGAACAACGTCACATTCTATTTAGACCCTGCGCCTGCGCCGAGACGACTCGATGACACACTTGATTTGCTTTGCAAAG cgACGTGTCGTTGGGCGCAACGCGATGGTGTAGCGTCGTGTGAGGCGGTGCGTGCTCTTGGCAATCTTTCTCGTTCGGCTAGAGCCGCGCAAGTTCTGGTACTGGAGGGGGCAATAGATCTATTACCAAGATTTTCTTTACACG AGGAGGCAAGTGTTCGCTTTGCGGCCGCAGGCCTTTTAGTAAACGTATGCGGTGCTGGTTGTAATACAAGCGAAGGGGCAAAAACCGCAGCGCACGCTTTAACCGCAGCCGCGGAAATGGCGGATGCACCAACGGCCGCGTTGCTTGCCCGCGCCTTGTGGAACGCGCACGCGCACGCGCCGTTGTTACCCGAGTGTGCGCGTGAAGCGGCCGATGCGCTGGCAACTTTTATAG acgATGATTCCATATTTAGCATCTGCGAAGTATCAAGGAAGGGTGACACAAATAAACAACAc gtTAAATTCGCCGCAGAGCAAGGGGACAATGTGGCGAACCAAAATGAGAACGAAAATGACACCCAATGTCAAAATAGTTCTGACGAAGAAGCGGATAGAACTGG TTGTTCAGGCGAGGACCTAGGTTTTGAAGAGGGTGAGGTGGAAGAATGTGAGTGTGAGCCCTGCAGTCGTTTAGCAGCCTGGGAAGAACTCGTGGGAGTGGCTATACCACTGCTGGAGAAACTACGACCACCCAGAGCTGACGCTTCTGTCGGCACGGACTAA
- the LOC123709661 gene encoding farnesol dehydrogenase-like: MDRWIGKTAVVTGASAGIGAEICVQLANSGLKLVGLARRSQLVDELKTQITGSGSIHSIQCDITKQEDVEAAFKSVEENYGGTHILVNNAGVMYPGNISEFGNSPVSCDEMLSTIDINVKGLILCTRHALNSMKTHNFNGHIINISSIAGHYVPYLPVFNSYPASKYAVSAFTQSLLNELAHLNSNIKVTSIAPGLVKTDMVERGGKTLDVPMLTPEDVANAVSYVLATPPNININELSLCHVSEKRL, encoded by the exons ATGGACCGCTGGATCGGAAAGACGGCTGTCGTTACTGGCGCAAGTGCAGGCATTGGCGCTGAGATTTGCGTTCAGTTGGCCAATTCCGGCTTAAAGCTTGTCGGGTTGGCAAGGCGTTCTCAACTTGTGGAT GAACTGAAAACACAAATAACAGGCTCTGGTAGTATTCATTCGATACAATGTGACATTACCAAGCAAGAAGACGTCGAAGCAGCATTTAAGTCAGTGGAGGAGAACTATGGAGGCACACACATACTCGTCAATAATGCTGGAGTCATGTATCCAGGAAATATAAGTg AGTTCGGAAACTCACCCGTAAGCTGTGATGAAATGTTATCAACAATCGACATCAACGTAAAAGGACTCATACTCTGCACACGACACGCTCTTAATTCTATGAAAACTCATAACTTTAATGGGCACATCATTAATATATCCAG CATTGCTGGTCATTACGTGCCGTACTTACCTGTGTTTAACTCGTACCCAGCGAGTAAGTACGCAGTGTCGGCCTTCACACAGTcacttctcaacgaattagcGCATTTGAACAGCAATATTAAAGTTACG AGCATAGCGCCGGGGCTAGTGAAAACCGATATGGTCGAAAGGGGAGGCAAAACTTTAGATGTACCAATGCTGACTCCGGAAGATGTAGCTAATGCGGTGTCTTATGTACTCGCAACTCCCCCAAACATAAAT ataaaCGAGCTTTCTCTGTGCCATGTATCGGAGAAGaggctataa
- the LOC123709530 gene encoding uncharacterized protein LOC123709530 gives MKILLQNILRLIVDRLTPHIIVRRQINDIDNENNLKPTFQREENESDSRDSMDSEESDDDPNSNQELDSEMDSVEDEYDEPEGDGQGGGILGLLAGLSGGEDGQSDLGSLLATVSGIVANLSGDGIDLNALIASGIGLFVGLLSEGNENPGSVIASYFLTSLDTITGGGSTNNGAFFGNLLSKLIQGISAALDPDASSEEHGEPQMKDSAGFFSSLLMALLGNMSKGSSGGSSHPWKRYLEIY, from the exons ATGAAG ATACTTCTACAGAATATCCTAAGACTTATCGTGGACAGGCTTACACCGCACATAATAGTGCGTAGACAAATCAACGATATTGATAACGAAAACAACTTAAAACCTACTTTCCAAAGAGAAGAGAACGAAAGTGATTCTAGAGACTCTATGGATTCGGAGGAAAGTGATGACGATCCTAATTCAAATCAGGAGTTGGATTCGGAAATGGATTCGGTTGAGGATGAATATGATGAACCTGAAGGTGATGGACAAGGAGGTGGCATTTTGGGTCTTCTGGCTGGATTAAGTGGTGGT GAAGATGGCCAGTCTGATTTAGGATCGCTACTTGCAACAGTTAGTGGAATTGTTGCCAATTTGAGT GGCGATGGAATTGACTTAAACGCGTTGATAGCTTCCGGAATTGGTCTTTTTGTAGGATTATTg TCGGAAGGGAACGAAAATCCTGGTTCTGTTATAGCTAGTTATTTCTTGACGTCTTTGGACACGATTACTGGAGGTGGATCG acaAACAATGGAGCCTTTTTTGGTAATTTGCTATCCAAATTGATTCAAGGGATCAGTGCT GCACTTGATCCTGACGCAAGCTCAGAGGAGCATGGAGAGCCGCAAATGAAGGATTCAGCTGGATTTTTCTCGAGTTTACTGATGGCGCTTCTCGGAAACATGTCAAAAGGCAGTTCCGGTGGAAGCTCACACCCGTGGAAACGTTAtcttgaaatttattaa
- the LOC123709658 gene encoding armadillo repeat-containing protein 2 isoform X2, with translation MTSPSSGSSLGAVRPLRTRRPFTPHEPQRTLFNERSKKKDARPPSSFDLKYLPLTEEDALVTSGARIAGLDEEDLTIISDRNSAKNRKALNRSKVSPPEKASNEWSGFPKLPHLSGKSKPLHRRNTTANSIDNENDLSHAISITKPIGQSSGDGSFASGFLTTKALSPDIKKSQYITKSISYDGALGDVGVKQIAVQMPKTSHDNFHSMTLLELSEALSQKCDANRTMILFQALQNKIEISSPTGSLRDLVLRSLYTHIDSDDEVLVAIARAMLTMRVTGSHLAAACKMVFKIARNDKNDHFFKNSNLLELVVEGCGRAEPISESECCVYAAGALRFLALEPTLCALAHRAGALHLAALHLKILNNAKTERPRQVSEQAVHALYQVTGALRNLANASEHSPSFVSSGALAELLAALQLHTDRDVLTNVARCLSVLSAEESCCAWLCACTWSSRALLSALAACSPRAPLAVRLAYTLGNMAAADEQASINIYNEENSLDVLLTILESYTKRTEGDAKELNSDPDLHLVGSDLGGSDGSNEDVLIKTVRVIANLCLSEAVGKSIAATHSERTIRALLACLDVAEKSIDNQVHNSESDHPNRRDELAMAALATLNNVTFYLDPAPAPRRLDDTLDLLCKATCRWAQRDGVASCEAVRALGNLSRSARAAQVLVLEGAIDLLPRFSLHEEASVRFAAAGLLVNVCGAGCNTSEGAKTAAHALTAAAEMADAPTAALLARALWNAHAHAPLLPECAREAADALATFIDDDSIFSICEVSRKGDTNKQHVKFAAEQGDNVANQNENENDTQCQNSSDEEADRTGCSGEDLGFEEGEVEECECEPCSRLAAWEELVGVAIPLLEKLRPPRADASVGTD, from the exons ATGACCAGTCCGTCCAGTGGTTCCAGTCTTGGAGCGGTGCGACCACTACGCACGCGACGACCATTTACGCCCCACGAGCCGCAGCGTACGCTATTTAATGAACGATCCAAGAAAAAGGATGCCAGACCTCCTAGTTCTTTTGA TCTCAAGTATCTGCCATTAACCGAAGAGGATGCGTTAGTGACATCAGGAGCTCGAATTGCCGGATTGGATGAGGAAGATCTTACAATTATTAGTGACAGGAACAGTGCTAAGAATAGGAAGGCCTTG AATCGCAGTAAAGTGTCACCGCCAGAAAAAGCGAGTAACGAATGGAGTGGTTTCCCAAAACTACCACACTTGAGTGGTAAGAGCAAGCCACTACATCGACGTAACACTACTGCTAATAGTATTGACA atGAGAACGATTTATCGCACGCGATCTCAATAACTAAACCCATCGGACAGTCTTCTGGAGATGGTTCGTTTGCTTCGGGATTTTTAACTACTAAAG CCCTGAGtccagatataaaaaaatctcaatacATTACCAAGTCGATCTCTTATGATGGGGCGTTGGGTGATGTCGGAGTTAAGCAAATTGCGGTACAGATGCCTAAAACATCACACGATAATTTTCACAG caTGACGCTTTTGGAACTATCAGAAGCACTGTCACAAAAGTGTGATGCAAATCGGACGATGATCTTATTTCAAGCCTTGCAGAACAAGATAGAGATTTCCTCACCGACGGGCAGCCTCAGAGACCTGGTCTTGAGGTCTTTGTATACGCATATAGATAGTGATGATGAAGTTTTAGTGGCTATCGCAAGAGCTATGCTCACA atgcGGGTGACCGGTTCACATCTGGCAGCTGCCTGTAAAATGGTGTTTAAAATTGCAAGGAATGATAAAAATGACCACTTCTTTAAGAATAGTAATCTTTTAG AACTAGTAGTAGAAGGCTGTGGTCGAGCGGAGCCTATATCGGAGAGTGAATGCTGTGTGTACGCAGCAGGGGCTCTTCGCTTTCTTGCCTTGGAGCCCACACTTTGTGCGCTTGCGCATCGTGCGGGCGCATTACATCTTGCAGCATTGCAtttgaaaatacttaataatgcG AAAACGGAGAGGCCACGCCAAGTATCCGAACAAGCAGTACACGCATTATACCAAGTAACGGGCGCGTTACGTAACCTAGCAAATGCGAGTGAGCATTCGCCGTCGTTTGTTTCAAGCGGTGCGCTTGCCGAGCTGCTCGCGGCTTTACAGTTACACACGGACCGGGATGTGCTTACTAATGTCGCTAGATGTCTTAG tGTATTGTCAGCGGAAGAGTCATGTTGTGCGTGGCTCTGTGCTTGTACGTGGAGCTCGCGAGCGTTGCTGAGCGCGCTCGCTGCGTGTTCGCCGCGTGCGCCACTCGCAGTGCGACTTGCGTATACGCTTGGCAATATGGCCGCTGCAGACGAGCAGGCGTcaattaat ATTTATAATGAAGAAAACAGTCTGGATGTCCTTCTAACTATTCTGGAGTCATACACGAAACGTACTGAAGGTGACGCAAAGGAGCTTAATTCGGATCCTGATTTGCATTTAGTTG GCTCTGATTTGGGTGGCTCCGATGGCTCCAACGAGGATGTTCTTATAAAG ACTGTACGAGTCATAGCGAATTTGTGTCTATCCGAGGCTGTTGGGAAGAGTATCGCGGCCACACATTCTGAAAGAACTATTCGTGCGTTATTGGCTTGCCTTGATGTCGCTGAAAAATCTATTGATAATCAG gtACATAATTCAGAAAGCGATCATCCTAATAGACGGGATGAGCTAGCCATGGCGGCCTTAGCGACACTGAACAACGTCACATTCTATTTAGACCCTGCGCCTGCGCCGAGACGACTCGATGACACACTTGATTTGCTTTGCAAAG cgACGTGTCGTTGGGCGCAACGCGATGGTGTAGCGTCGTGTGAGGCGGTGCGTGCTCTTGGCAATCTTTCTCGTTCGGCTAGAGCCGCGCAAGTTCTGGTACTGGAGGGGGCAATAGATCTATTACCAAGATTTTCTTTACACG AGGAGGCAAGTGTTCGCTTTGCGGCCGCAGGCCTTTTAGTAAACGTATGCGGTGCTGGTTGTAATACAAGCGAAGGGGCAAAAACCGCAGCGCACGCTTTAACCGCAGCCGCGGAAATGGCGGATGCACCAACGGCCGCGTTGCTTGCCCGCGCCTTGTGGAACGCGCACGCGCACGCGCCGTTGTTACCCGAGTGTGCGCGTGAAGCGGCCGATGCGCTGGCAACTTTTATAG acgATGATTCCATATTTAGCATCTGCGAAGTATCAAGGAAGGGTGACACAAATAAACAACAc gtTAAATTCGCCGCAGAGCAAGGGGACAATGTGGCGAACCAAAATGAGAACGAAAATGACACCCAATGTCAAAATAGTTCTGACGAAGAAGCGGATAGAACTGG TTGTTCAGGCGAGGACCTAGGTTTTGAAGAGGGTGAGGTGGAAGAATGTGAGTGTGAGCCCTGCAGTCGTTTAGCAGCCTGGGAAGAACTCGTGGGAGTGGCTATACCACTGCTGGAGAAACTACGACCACCCAGAGCTGACGCTTCTGTCGGCACGGACTAA
- the LOC123709658 gene encoding armadillo repeat-containing protein 2 isoform X3 produces MSDRRRGMAAPFYAAPRRTSAEIISEARAAIRGEMTSPSSGSSLGAVRPLRTRRPFTPHEPQRTLFNERSKKKDARPPSSFDLKYLPLTEEDALVTSGARIAGLDEEDLTIISDRNSAKNRKALNRSKVSPPEKASNEWSGFPKLPHLSGKSKPLHRRNTTANSIDNENDLSHAISITKPIGQSSGDGSFASGFLTTKALSPDIKKSQYITKSISYDGALGDVGVKQIAVQMPKTSHDNFHSMTLLELSEALSQKCDANRTMILFQALQNKIEISSPTGSLRDLVLRSLYTHIDSDDEVLVAIARAMLTMRVTGSHLAAACKMVFKIARNDKNDHFFKNSNLLELVVEGCGRAEPISESECCVYAAGALRFLALEPTLCALAHRAGALHLAALHLKILNNAKTERPRQVSEQAVHALYQVTGALRNLANASEHSPSFVSSGALAELLAALQLHTDRDVLTNVARCLSVLSAEESCCAWLCACTWSSRALLSALAACSPRAPLAVRLAYTLGNMAAADEQASINIYNEENSLDVLLTILESYTKRTEGDAKELNSDPDLHLVGSDLGGSDGSNEDVLIKTVRVIANLCLSEAVGKSIAATHSERTIRALLACLDVAEKSIDNQVHNSESDHPNRRDELAMAALATLNNVTFYLDPAPAPRRLDDTLDLLCKATCRWAQRDGVASCEAVRALGNLSRSARAAQVLVLEGAIDLLPRFSLHEEASVRFAAAGLLVNVCGAGCNTSEGAKTAAHALTAAAEMADAPTAALLARALWNAHAHAPLLPECAREAADALATFIDDDSIFSICEVSRKGDTNKQHVKFAAEQGDNVANQNENENDTQCQNSSDEEADRTGRGPRF; encoded by the exons ATGAGCGATCGTAGGCGAGGTATGGCTGCGCCGTTTTACGCAGCACCTCGTCGCACGTCTGCGGAGATTATCAGCGAAGCACGCGCCGCGATTAGGGGAG AAATGACCAGTCCGTCCAGTGGTTCCAGTCTTGGAGCGGTGCGACCACTACGCACGCGACGACCATTTACGCCCCACGAGCCGCAGCGTACGCTATTTAATGAACGATCCAAGAAAAAGGATGCCAGACCTCCTAGTTCTTTTGA TCTCAAGTATCTGCCATTAACCGAAGAGGATGCGTTAGTGACATCAGGAGCTCGAATTGCCGGATTGGATGAGGAAGATCTTACAATTATTAGTGACAGGAACAGTGCTAAGAATAGGAAGGCCTTG AATCGCAGTAAAGTGTCACCGCCAGAAAAAGCGAGTAACGAATGGAGTGGTTTCCCAAAACTACCACACTTGAGTGGTAAGAGCAAGCCACTACATCGACGTAACACTACTGCTAATAGTATTGACA atGAGAACGATTTATCGCACGCGATCTCAATAACTAAACCCATCGGACAGTCTTCTGGAGATGGTTCGTTTGCTTCGGGATTTTTAACTACTAAAG CCCTGAGtccagatataaaaaaatctcaatacATTACCAAGTCGATCTCTTATGATGGGGCGTTGGGTGATGTCGGAGTTAAGCAAATTGCGGTACAGATGCCTAAAACATCACACGATAATTTTCACAG caTGACGCTTTTGGAACTATCAGAAGCACTGTCACAAAAGTGTGATGCAAATCGGACGATGATCTTATTTCAAGCCTTGCAGAACAAGATAGAGATTTCCTCACCGACGGGCAGCCTCAGAGACCTGGTCTTGAGGTCTTTGTATACGCATATAGATAGTGATGATGAAGTTTTAGTGGCTATCGCAAGAGCTATGCTCACA atgcGGGTGACCGGTTCACATCTGGCAGCTGCCTGTAAAATGGTGTTTAAAATTGCAAGGAATGATAAAAATGACCACTTCTTTAAGAATAGTAATCTTTTAG AACTAGTAGTAGAAGGCTGTGGTCGAGCGGAGCCTATATCGGAGAGTGAATGCTGTGTGTACGCAGCAGGGGCTCTTCGCTTTCTTGCCTTGGAGCCCACACTTTGTGCGCTTGCGCATCGTGCGGGCGCATTACATCTTGCAGCATTGCAtttgaaaatacttaataatgcG AAAACGGAGAGGCCACGCCAAGTATCCGAACAAGCAGTACACGCATTATACCAAGTAACGGGCGCGTTACGTAACCTAGCAAATGCGAGTGAGCATTCGCCGTCGTTTGTTTCAAGCGGTGCGCTTGCCGAGCTGCTCGCGGCTTTACAGTTACACACGGACCGGGATGTGCTTACTAATGTCGCTAGATGTCTTAG tGTATTGTCAGCGGAAGAGTCATGTTGTGCGTGGCTCTGTGCTTGTACGTGGAGCTCGCGAGCGTTGCTGAGCGCGCTCGCTGCGTGTTCGCCGCGTGCGCCACTCGCAGTGCGACTTGCGTATACGCTTGGCAATATGGCCGCTGCAGACGAGCAGGCGTcaattaat ATTTATAATGAAGAAAACAGTCTGGATGTCCTTCTAACTATTCTGGAGTCATACACGAAACGTACTGAAGGTGACGCAAAGGAGCTTAATTCGGATCCTGATTTGCATTTAGTTG GCTCTGATTTGGGTGGCTCCGATGGCTCCAACGAGGATGTTCTTATAAAG ACTGTACGAGTCATAGCGAATTTGTGTCTATCCGAGGCTGTTGGGAAGAGTATCGCGGCCACACATTCTGAAAGAACTATTCGTGCGTTATTGGCTTGCCTTGATGTCGCTGAAAAATCTATTGATAATCAG gtACATAATTCAGAAAGCGATCATCCTAATAGACGGGATGAGCTAGCCATGGCGGCCTTAGCGACACTGAACAACGTCACATTCTATTTAGACCCTGCGCCTGCGCCGAGACGACTCGATGACACACTTGATTTGCTTTGCAAAG cgACGTGTCGTTGGGCGCAACGCGATGGTGTAGCGTCGTGTGAGGCGGTGCGTGCTCTTGGCAATCTTTCTCGTTCGGCTAGAGCCGCGCAAGTTCTGGTACTGGAGGGGGCAATAGATCTATTACCAAGATTTTCTTTACACG AGGAGGCAAGTGTTCGCTTTGCGGCCGCAGGCCTTTTAGTAAACGTATGCGGTGCTGGTTGTAATACAAGCGAAGGGGCAAAAACCGCAGCGCACGCTTTAACCGCAGCCGCGGAAATGGCGGATGCACCAACGGCCGCGTTGCTTGCCCGCGCCTTGTGGAACGCGCACGCGCACGCGCCGTTGTTACCCGAGTGTGCGCGTGAAGCGGCCGATGCGCTGGCAACTTTTATAG acgATGATTCCATATTTAGCATCTGCGAAGTATCAAGGAAGGGTGACACAAATAAACAACAc gtTAAATTCGCCGCAGAGCAAGGGGACAATGTGGCGAACCAAAATGAGAACGAAAATGACACCCAATGTCAAAATAGTTCTGACGAAGAAGCGGATAGAACTGG GCGAGGACCTAGGTTTTGA